The genome window AAAGTTTGGTATTACTGAGAAAACTGTGGGGCATAATGCCTGGATTCTGGAGACTAATGGACTGTTTGAATCATGGACTACCTCTAtggccctgggcaagttactaaattctctttgcctcagtttccttgcatCTAAAATGGGTATAACTTTACTGTGTTattgtggagattaaatgagttaatatatataaagtgcttagGACAGTCACTGAAACAATGGGTATTATATAAATGACAGTTatttcctcctcccactcatcatcatcatccattTTACACCTGAGGGAATAAAGAAACAAGTTAGAATATTTGGCCCTAATCACTCAGCTAAAAATTTCAGAGCTAGGATTCAACTTCAGTTTGTTTAATTCTGAAGTTTACAGTATACTGTCtacattattatttataagtcagaaaaataataaccataacAATACTAGCTTCATATGCAGCATCTCTGTAGATTCTAATGGTCAAGCTTTTATAGGTGGAACTGCTTCTTAAGTTATGGAAGTTGAGGCTAGAAAAGGCTAAACAAATTCACCACGTGTTCGCAGTCATgtacagaataaataaaagaaaatggaatgtcAACAGAACTCATTATATATTAACTGTTAAATGTTTAAGTTAAATTAGTGAAGAGTTTCAAACTTTACTCTGAAACAGGATTCATATTAAAACTGATGACATAGCTAATGTgccagagtttttttttcttagtggtacataaaataatgatgCATGTTACAACTGACAACACCTTAAATACAATATGGtattattcatttactcaaccaaatatttattgataacaACACCACAAATACCATTGACTAAGAGCTTGCTATGTGCTAAATACTGTTACAAGGCCATACAAAACATGCTGTCTGATGTACTGAGCTCCAATTATGATGCCAGGCAATGCTAGAACATTTTCTGAGTAGGGAAATCTACAATAATCAATTCCAAAGACTCTGATCGAGTTTCTAAATGTTAAAGATCTCATAAACTTACTTTGTTGTCTTTCTTTCCAGCAATTATTTCGAATATTAGTCACATAATCTTCTTCTACACTCTTTTCCACTTTTTgtaataatattcctttatattcatttttaaagtccttGTTGACATAATAAACGACACCCAAGttttctgtttgcattttaatagtTTGTCCTGATCCACTGTAAAAGAAATGcttgatcattattttttaattaaaattgcatATTCTGATCCTACTACTACAAACCAAGctaacaaaaacaattaaaaataattaaaacgtTAATATTGGTagtcatttatttacattattttgaatTGCCTAAAACCACCATCAATGTCATAAAAAGtaatcatattttaatatagtatGGTCCTTTTaagttctttcaatttttatttaataaaaatcttacttagaaataaaaagttacttcACATTTTTAGGCCATTCTGTAGAATCACTGTAAAATCTGTAAAATCACTGACAGTATGATTTTATCAAGTTTCCTTTATGTTCACCGTATTACACTAAAGTTTTCTAGAATGCATATTGtgttaaatttcctttttgtccTGATCTCTTATATGTAAGTATATTGTAGAAAAATACTTCATATAACAAAAAGTAATATTTGCTTGTCTTTAaccaatattttataaagaaaagaatgaagtaatttACTCCTCaatgatatatatctatataacatCAATTACAATCCTACTTTTGTCTTTGAagtatttttgtcctttaaacTATTTTTTGCCTTTGATTTCAACATATTACCTATCACATTAAATTGCTATCAGGTTCAAAAATAGTACTTCTGTCTTTATCCACATGGAACAGAAATGTAACTAACATCATAATACAAACTTATCACTTGAGTAACTATTTTtcaatttagaaattttaaaatctggtaTACTTGTAGTAATAGAAGATTACTTAGAAGTTGAAGGAACACAAGGCCCTTTAAAGGAAGCTagataaaaaacaattttaaaaaaattcacttagcTACTTACGATCTGGGATATAAGGAATAAGGAGGATTAGAGACCATCAATTGGCTTAATAATGACACGAGGATCAATACAATAATGGGCATCAGTTGGATAAACACAGAAAAACCGCCCtacaaaaaatcataaaaaaataataaattgtaataTAGTTGTAGTTGTTAATAATCTAACAGCTGTCatatatttttagagacagaaaggacaTTTGAGATCATCTGGTTCAGTGCTTTCAAATCTGCCTGATCACACCAGCTTCCTGGAGTGATTCTTAAAAATACCACTTTCCATGTGCTTTATGTAGAGACCccaatttggaaaacactgaCATAAACTGAtctcatgttacagatgaggaaattctCTGTCTTTCTTGCAAAACTAATTTTCCCTTGACTTTGAGGGTGATATGCGGAAGCAGATGAGTGGTAGAGCTAGGGCCCAGGCCTTTCAATTTCCGGTCCAGTGTTCTTTCCATTTAGCTTCTTTCTACTCCATGTAATTTAAGAGCTATATGCAGCTGGGTATAACCACATTAGAACAAGGAAAGTAACTTCCAACTGAGGTTCTTCAGTATTAGTTCTAAATGTTTTAGGACCAACAATGAGAACTTCAAAGCATTCATACTGCAGGAGTATTTTCATCAGAATCATAGAACAACAAACTCAGAGGTATCATTTTGCCCACCACCCCGTACCTTGACTTCTACCCCTGCTCCCTCAATATCCCTAAAAACTGTCTAGTCTCTACTGAATACATCTGGCATGAGAacactcattattttcttttaaaacaacttGTCCTATTTTCAGACAGCTCTAATTGCTTTTGCTGAGCAGAAATCTGCCATTTTGAGATTTCTTATCATATCATAAACATacatctcctctttcttcttctctttcatgtCCACTATGTCGATGCTGATGTTGATGGCTATAACCAGCTCGTCCATTTGAAAATGAATGTACACtacctaaaaaattaaaaggttaaaTTAAGGGGAGCAACTGTGATcagaaaaatcatattttcttctacatttttacattttttaaagattttatttatttgagagagactgagcaagaaagagagcatgaacaggggaaggggcagagggagaagcaagactccctgctgagcagggagcccaacacagctcaattccagagccctgggatggtgacctgagtcgaaagcagatgcataaccgactgacacacccaggtgccccttcttttacatttttatttaacttttttaaactaCTAAAATAATGCATGTTTGAGTAGTGAATGCTTACTGCCCTTTTCTCGTGTGAGTAAAGGGGGGATGGAAACAAAAACGATTCTTCCCAGACTTTGCTTCCTTTAAAGTAGAAgttctcatatgtggaatttaagaaacaaaagagaagaagatatgggagtggggtggggggagctgggaggagagagggaaagaaaccacAAGACattcttaatgatagagaacaaactgaggattgatggaggAAGGTAGGTGGTTGATGGAAGAAGGTGggtgagtgatgggtattaaggagggcatttgtgatgagcactgggtcttgtatgtaaatgatgaatcactgacttctgctcctaaaaccaatattgcactgtatgttaataaactaggatttaaataaacatttttaaaaagtagaagttcTGGGACAccttggctcagttcattaaatATTCGTTCGCCTCTGGCTCAGGACacgataccagggtcctgggatggagccctgtatggggctccctgctcagtggggagtctgcttctccctctgcctgcagctccccgtTTGTgccttctctgacaaataagtaaatagtaaatgaaatctttaaaaaaattgaaaaaaattaaaaagtagaagttCTTTCTTCATGAAACCATGAATAAGAGTTCCTGCCTAATATTGCACCCATAGAGGACTTCTGTTGTGGTTGGTTGTTTTTACAATTCTTGAGTTATCACTctgaaaatttgcttttctcatttatcaaTGAATCACAAAACCTCTAGAaatcaagactttaaaaaaaaaaatgagtataataggggcgcctgcgtggctcagtgggttaaggcctctgcctccggctcaggtcatgatcccagggtcctgggtttaagccccgcattgggctctatcCTCCaaggggagccttcttcctcctctctctctctctgcctacttgtgatctgtctgtcaaataggtagacaaaatcttaaaaaaaaatgagtacaatATATTCATACAATATACTATGTGGAGATAGACCACAATTTATTCAAACATTCTGCTACTGATAGACTTTCAGGTTGTTTTCAAATAAGGTGAGCAATCAGAAATATTGACACAAAGTAAATTATAACAAACAAAAGAACTGTAACTCAAAATTAACTACTACCTGAAGGATTTCTGATTATTCCTAGCATATTTTCCGTCAAAATTACTACTATAATTTTTCTGTGAGAATTATATATCCTAATATGTCAAAATATatgctatattattttattcagtcattaaTTTGTATTTACACATTCTCTTCCCTTCAAGGATGCTTTACAAAATGCCATATCAATGACCATAATCTTTCTCAATAATATTTAGACAGGGCCATCAGACCAAAGTATATTGCTACATTCTTAAAGATTCTCCTAATTTTAAATCGAGTGTTTTAAAACTtagcatttaaataaatgttgtaAACATGACTGGAGCTATAATTTTAACTATCTTATAGGAGctattctgaaagaaaattaattttcacagAACTCATAGTAAATATAAGTAGGGTTCAATACAACTTATGCTGGTAGTATAAAATCAATTCATTTAGTAGTACCTCTATACAGTATTTTACTTTGATAGCCTAGTTCAACTAATTACTTCTCtcttaatataattttgaaaacccATGTACTTTATATATAACCCATGAATCagactttttaatatttcaatggGAAGTGCCTCCAAATACATCCAAATTAGCAATTTATAATGTTATGAATGAAATATCTATACAGATCTTCAGAGAACCAAAGTCAAATTTTCATCTCGGGTTTAGGATTCCTCCTGTAATTGTAATAGCATTTAAATAAGACACTGCCAGTGGATTTTCTACTTATACATCATTTCTTCAgctttatataaaatagaaaatatttgtactcctttatttttttcaaaagataaaacattttctcaaaaaaaaggtAAACTCACAGTAAAGGTAGTAAGCCTAACACTTTTTTCTACCTTCATGAAAAATCATCAGGGGATCATTAACAGTGTATGAAATGCAGGGGAGAACGTAAATAATCTAGGTGAGAATCTCtagtttcataaaatatattatttacaacTAACATTAAAATACCTGAAGGAAATCCACCAccaaagaatatattaaataagtcTTCCGGAGTTATATCAGCTTCACAACCTCGATGGAAGTTAAATCTGCCATTGTTTTGGTGATTACATGCTTGTTCTTCATTGCCTGTGAGGTCATACTGCTTTCGTTTTTCTGGATTGCTTAAAACAGCATAAGCATTTCCAATTTCTGAAAAGGTAAAGAGTTATGGTTAGTAAGCAaagttttttttatcataaaaagacTTCCCCATATAAAAGCTACTGTCATATTAatcaaaaaacaaagtaaaacaaaacaaatcctaTTTCAGTCTAAtcaagaaaatagtaaaatagtaacaatttcttttaaaggtttattcATTAATGGCGCCTGGAGgatgcagtcggttaagcatcagactcttgatttccgctcaggacATAATCTCACGAGATTAAGATTTGTagaaggctccatgctgggtgtggagcctgtttaggattctttctctcagggtgcctgggtggctctgttggttaagcaacttccttcagctcaggtcatgatccgggagtcccagaattgagtcccgcattgggctcccagctccatggggagtctacctctctctctgaccttctcccctcttatgatctctcttactgtctctctctcaagtaaataaataaaatctttgaaaaaaaaattctctctctttccctctgcctcttccccccttAAAAAAGGTTTATACATTAGCTTTGTACATTAAATTTATACATTACTTGTAATCACACATGTTATTACCTCCCAATACAAATTTTTACAGGAAACTGGTAAGTCTCCCTAATATCTTGAACATAAAGGAacatttatcttgttttcttactattttgCTACATCCTTTAATACcctatttcttttgaatatactAATCTGGTCATTCATTAGTGCTATTCAAACCAATAATAATTACAGTAGCTACCAAGTGCCAGGCCCTGAACCCAATATATTATTACAGTATTCATTACTGTTCCTAATTTACAAATGAGTGTCCTGAGATTCAAAAAGGTTAGGATACTTGTTCAAGGTCAAAAATTTTTTAGCATAGTAGGTATACTCTATTCAACTGATATTATAAAACTGTTTTTGTACACTCTAGCCCAGAGTgagctactttttcttttattcattaacAATTTACTCCTCTTTAAACTGTAACATCCATGAGGGTAGGGAGGGTATCTATGTTTTCCCTGCAATATCCCCGTGGCCCAGTAAAAAGTATGATTTTGCTTTTGAATGGATCCAGATAGTTTTTAGAATTACTATCTCATTTTGCTAGTTTTGTGATAATTCATTTATAGTAAAGAATTCTATTTCCCATCTTATACTCCCATTTTCAAAAGAGGCAATGGTACATTGATTATCAAAATGTCTTCTTGAGGCTATTTACAAAAGTTGCAGTGCTTTGATCTAAAAGTAGAAATTACCCTATTCTCATTCTGACACTTCTAATAATCATTTCATAAATATAGCTTACTTCTTAAAGTAGATTGCAAACCCTTTGTaataagagatattttaaaaatactttttggaTCCCATGTGGTAGCTGCCATAGGTACTGTACAAGCAAATAGACACTCATTAGGTAGTTGTTTTTGGATGATTATGTAACACAATGAAATTAATTATACCCATATACTCTGGAACTTTTCTTCTGATGGCGATTCTAAAAGCTGGCATTCAGAGATAGCTTTTAGGTGGTCTGTGGACCCCAATGTATGAAAAATTAGTTCGATGGTCTATTTATCTGAGATGGTCCAAAACTTTCTTTAGATTCTCAAACAGATCTATGATTCAGAAACATAACCATCATTTATAATATTGCTCTAATGGGAAAGCATGATCAGAGATCCAAACAATGTACTTATAAACAACACCAAGGTATTAACAAATACCCAAAAAAGAAGCATATCTGTCAATAGCTGCCAGAGTTGTACTTCCAATAATATCAGTTTTAGGATTCACCTTTACATACTAAATAGAATATTCCAGGTAATTTCACAATGTGTTACTTTTTAAACTACTGATATATTGGTcttaaggttttaatttttctatttaaaaaaataacttccaaaCATTAAGATATTTTAGAAGATCTATATGAAATATTGTTATAATCCATAATCATATATGCaagagaatttattttatctACAGTGATTAAAGtcattttctattcatttactTTGTGCGACACCTGTAATCAAAaattttttctgttccttataacctaaaaatttaaatccaaaaTTTAATTTGGCAttcaaaaacctttaaaaaatacatttctacttCAGTATCACTTACTTTGCCAAAAGTACCTTctatcatattcttttttcttacacTTTCATTTTGAGGTAACTTTAAATTTACAtgaagttgtaagaaataatatagaCATCCCTGTACCTGTTACCTAATTTCTCCAGTGGCAATTTCTTGTAAAATTACTCTCACAAATAGGATATTGACATTAATATAATCAGGATATAGGGCATTTCCATTATTGTCATCTTGTTGCTCTCATATAGCTACACccactttctccctcttcatctcctCTTTAACCCCTGATAACCACTAATCTAAtctctatttctatatttttggcatttcaagaatattatacaaataaaacaatataacaTACAATTGGAATGAAACCATTTGGGATTGGGTTTTTTCAATCAGCATAATTCTTTGGTGATCAATCCAAGTTGTTATGTAAGCCAAAATAGTAATCCCCGCCTTCACCCCCAATCCATGGCTTCAGTTACCCTTAATTCACTAtagtctggaagcagatgatcctccttctgacctATCATCCATAGCTCAATAGTAGCTTAATGCTATGTCATAATGCCTgcatcattcacctcacttcatctcatcatgtaggcaatttatcatctcacatcatcacaagggTGAATAAGTATAAGATatcgtgagagagagagaaattttacaTAACTTTTTGGATGGTATATTGTTCTAATTGTTGTGTTTTATTgttagttattattgttaatatctcactgtgcctaatttaaaaattatccctGGTAGGTACgtataagaaaaaaacacagtatatacagggttcagtactatctgtggtttcaggaaTCCACTGTAGGTTTTGGAACATTTCCTCTGCAAATAAAAGGGGGGTGCCTACTGTAattgattcctttttattgctgagtagtatccCAAACAATGAATTTACTATTGTTTGTTTCATCATTCACCCAATGAACAACATCTGgcttgtttctagtttttggtattatgaataaaactgctatttacattcatgtacaggtttaTGTATAAACATCAACTTTTACCTCTAGGTTAAATGCTCAAGAATGCAATTGCTAAGTTGTATGGTAGCTGActatttagttttttgagaaactgccaaactgttttacaGAGTGACTGTGTCATCTTACAACCCATCAGCAATATATGAGTGGTACTGTTTCTCTACATCCATACCAGCTATTTGGTGgtattgctattttttattttagccattttgataggTACATAGGGATATCGCTTTGGGTTTTACTTTACATTATCTCTAATGGCTAATGAATGatgttaaaaatcttttcattgtTTATCTTTCATTTGTATGTAATCTTCAGTGGAATGTCTTTCACTCATTTTGTAACTgaattgtctgttttttaaatttccagtttggggagttctttatatattctagatactagtccTTTTTAGATATGTGTTtggcaaatattctctcccactctgttacttgtcttttcatcctcttcatAAGGTCTCTGCAgagcaaactaaaaaaaaaaaatttaatgaaatccaaCTTACCAACTTTTCCTCTTATGAAATGTGCTTTTGGTGTTAAGTATAAGAAATTATTGTTTAGCTCAAAATCCAAAAGATTTGTTCCCTAAAGATTTGCTCACATGACTTTTGCTAAAAgttaaaaagtgttttatatttcatGATTCATTTCAAGTtcattcttggaaaaaaaaacctaacattCAGGTCAAGGTTAATGTTTTTCACCTATGAATACCTAATTGTTCcaaaactatttgttgaaaattctATCTTTCCTCTATTAAATTGCTTTTGCACCTATGTCAAAAATAAGCTGGGTATATTTGTataggtccatatctgggttcccTATcctttctatttatctatttgtctatccCTCTGCCAA of Mustela nigripes isolate SB6536 chromosome 1, MUSNIG.SB6536, whole genome shotgun sequence contains these proteins:
- the DNAJB14 gene encoding dnaJ homolog subfamily B member 14 isoform X2; this translates as MKNGSTAGNSPHCRKPSSCGDQNKPNCTKDSTSGSSESGKGYTKDQIDGVLSINKCKNYYEVLGVTKDAGDEDLKKAYRKLALKFHPDKNHAPGATDAFKKIGNAYAVLSNPEKRKQYDLTGNEEQACNHQNNGRFNFHRGCEADITPEDLFNIFFGGGFPSGSVHSFSNGRAGYSHQHQHRHSGHEREEERGDGGFSVFIQLMPIIVLILVSLLSQLMVSNPPYSLYPRSGSGQTIKMQTENLGVVYYVNKDFKNEYKGILLQKVEKSVEEDYVTNIRNNCWKERQQKTDMQYAAKVYRDDRLRRKADALSMDNCKELERLTSIYKGG
- the DNAJB14 gene encoding dnaJ homolog subfamily B member 14 isoform X3, coding for MDIGTWICDCGPVPDTHINKCKNYYEVLGVTKDAGDEDLKKAYRKLALKFHPDKNHAPGATDAFKKIGNAYAVLSNPEKRKQYDLTGNEEQACNHQNNGRFNFHRGCEADITPEDLFNIFFGGGFPSGSVHSFSNGRAGYSHQHQHRHSGHEREEERGDGGFSVFIQLMPIIVLILVSLLSQLMVSNPPYSLYPRSGSGQTIKMQTENLGVVYYVNKDFKNEYKGILLQKVEKSVEEDYVTNIRNNCWKERQQKTDMQYAAKVYRDDRLRRKADALSMDNCKELERLTSIYKGG